In Chanodichthys erythropterus isolate Z2021 chromosome 11, ASM2448905v1, whole genome shotgun sequence, a single window of DNA contains:
- the LOC137030774 gene encoding coiled-coil domain-containing protein 106-like, giving the protein MIKDKQAESYTWSAISKINETSSLAEKDKLMFMAQAIKALEEERDFLRQTVLKLSNRGAKKQVKKILDTSTECSTSDTDEESLISSSSSESPDSDIPRKRKRGHKKKTKSASRSKSAKHSSRATTPDDVLKRYNKVFRAFNKEGSISKACTKVGVDRNTLALTAVVAEIQLVDPEFYRNIPKFRAKEEKLFDFAKRCLQSLTADIRSAIENAKKERKLLPITYKLR; this is encoded by the exons ATGATCAAAGACAAACAGGCAGAATCATACACGTGGTCAGCAATCAG CAAAATTAATGAGACTTCCTCCTTGGCAGAAAAAGACAAGCTGATGTTCATGGCCCAAGCAATAAAGGCACTTGAAGAAGAACGAGATTTTCTCCGTCAGACGGTCCTAAAACTCTCAA ACAGAGGTGCAAAAAAGCAAGTAAAGAAAATCTTGGACACGAGCACTGAATGCAGCACCAGTGACACTGATGAGGAGTCCCTGATTTCTTCCTCCTCTTCAGAGTCACCTGATAGCGACATTCCTCGGAAGAGGAAAAGAGGACATAAAAAGAAGACAAAGAGTGCTAGCAGGTCAAAATCTGCCAAACACAGCTCACGTG CAACAACCCCAGATGATGTACTGAAGCGGTACAATAAAGTTTTTCGTGCCTTCAACAAAGAAGGGAGCATCAGTAAGGCATGCACCAAAGTTGGGGTTGACCGAAATACACTCGCATTAACAGCTGTTGTGGCTGAAATACAGCTTGTTGATCCAGAGTTTTACCGAAACATCCCAAAGTTCAGAGCTAAGGAGGAGAAACTCTTCGACTTTGCAAAGCGGTGCCTTCAGTCACTGACAGCAGACATCAGATCTGCCATAGAAAATGCCAAAAAAGAGCGTAAACTACTACCAATAACATATAAGTTGAGATAG